A genomic region of Desulfosarcina ovata subsp. ovata contains the following coding sequences:
- a CDS encoding DDE-type integrase/transposase/recombinase — protein MQDDRQMDLALWRYGIISPLLHRDANDVQLCEMLAVVSQSSYIHPHDGRYVTLSAEAIRKWLYRFNHGGLGALCDKERSDKGTHDVPAPLANEMFELRLAHPRWTLSLMLRELVERQLWDETRPSRSTLYRFARNNNLMRDPHLATAEVVRPFEFDKFGQMWIGDFMHGPKLYEGKKKRKSYLHVIIDDCTRYVVSGRFYSTESTQSLIIELMTAIRRHGIPHRLYTDNGSAYNSRHLKIVCANLSMRQPHTPPGRPQGRSKVERFFRTVRDQFLAKQRYKTFDEINTAFTLYLNDYHRRIHSTLECSPMQKRLGVDSVCQPVPEVADIESLFRLKRRCRVYNDGTIRLKKKAFEVPGCLPGQRVTIYYMPWDLSRIYYGDDLKPAKPVDLTANAYRFDNANFAHTKEKDNDTE, from the coding sequence ATGCAAGATGATCGGCAAATGGACTTGGCGTTGTGGCGCTACGGGATTATCAGCCCGCTTTTGCACCGCGATGCCAACGATGTTCAGTTGTGTGAAATGCTGGCCGTCGTATCACAAAGCAGCTACATTCATCCCCATGACGGTCGCTATGTTACGCTATCGGCCGAAGCCATTCGAAAGTGGCTGTACCGGTTCAACCATGGCGGGCTCGGTGCGCTTTGCGACAAAGAGCGATCCGACAAAGGCACGCACGATGTGCCGGCACCCCTTGCCAACGAGATGTTTGAACTCCGGCTGGCACATCCCCGCTGGACCCTGTCACTGATGCTTCGGGAACTGGTCGAGCGCCAATTATGGGATGAAACCCGTCCGAGCCGCTCCACGTTGTATCGATTCGCCCGGAATAACAACCTGATGCGCGATCCTCATTTGGCAACCGCCGAAGTGGTTCGTCCGTTTGAATTCGATAAATTCGGTCAGATGTGGATCGGAGACTTCATGCACGGGCCCAAACTGTACGAGGGCAAGAAAAAACGCAAAAGCTACCTGCATGTCATCATCGACGATTGCACCCGCTATGTGGTCAGCGGAAGGTTTTATTCCACGGAATCGACCCAAAGCCTGATCATCGAATTGATGACTGCCATAAGGCGCCATGGTATCCCCCATCGGCTGTATACGGACAATGGGTCGGCATACAACAGCCGCCATTTGAAAATCGTTTGCGCTAACCTGTCCATGCGACAACCCCATACACCTCCCGGGCGTCCCCAGGGCCGTTCCAAAGTGGAGCGATTTTTTCGTACCGTCCGGGACCAGTTCCTCGCCAAACAGCGGTACAAAACGTTCGATGAAATCAACACGGCGTTCACCCTTTATCTGAACGACTATCACCGCCGAATCCACAGTACCCTGGAATGCTCACCCATGCAAAAACGCCTGGGGGTCGATAGCGTTTGCCAACCCGTGCCCGAAGTCGCCGATATCGAATCGTTGTTTCGGCTAAAGCGTCGTTGTCGCGTTTACAACGACGGTACGATTCGTCTGAAAAAAAAGGCTTTCGAAGTGCCCGGATGTCTGCCGGGACAGCGGGTAACCATCTATTACATGCCCTGGGATCTTTCCCGCATTTACTACGGCGATGATCTTAAACCGGCCAAGCCGGTGGACCTTACCGCAAACGCATATCGTTTTGACAACGCCAATTTCGCTCATACCAAGGAGAAAGACAATGACACCGAGTAA
- a CDS encoding ExeA family protein produces MTPSNHQSLAEHFGWKFHPFADTWKMEQPFYSQRDQRIADQGLQLLQHGKSFAVSGPSGAGKSTLVQHLLASLDANYYHGLYIHYGGLQRTALLKTVGEQLGVETQTRAVPLLVKLQKHIGMMATGKHPVHPVILIDDAQLLERESLMDLCSLIVCPPKKAAAASLIIVGDDMLAKQMTLSVMTPIRTRLTVNFRIDPLDEKETEQFIDFRLRCAKAPKDLFESDALALVAAHCHGNRREIMNLGTLLLSEAYYRNEKTVSAELFTDCDLIA; encoded by the coding sequence ATGACACCGAGTAACCACCAGAGTCTGGCCGAACACTTCGGATGGAAGTTTCATCCATTTGCCGATACCTGGAAAATGGAACAACCGTTCTACAGCCAAAGGGATCAACGAATCGCCGATCAAGGCTTGCAGCTTTTACAGCACGGAAAAAGTTTTGCCGTCAGCGGGCCTTCCGGTGCCGGGAAATCCACCCTGGTTCAGCACCTTTTGGCAAGCCTGGACGCCAATTATTACCACGGACTTTACATCCATTACGGCGGCTTGCAACGAACGGCGCTGCTAAAGACCGTTGGCGAACAACTCGGCGTGGAAACCCAAACCAGGGCCGTGCCCCTCTTGGTAAAATTGCAAAAACACATCGGCATGATGGCTACCGGAAAGCATCCGGTCCATCCGGTGATCCTGATCGACGATGCCCAACTGCTCGAACGGGAATCGCTGATGGACCTTTGTTCCCTGATTGTCTGTCCCCCAAAAAAGGCCGCCGCCGCCTCCTTGATCATCGTCGGTGATGATATGCTCGCCAAGCAGATGACATTGTCGGTGATGACGCCCATTCGCACCCGGTTGACGGTGAACTTTCGCATCGACCCTCTGGACGAAAAAGAAACCGAGCAGTTTATCGACTTCAGACTCCGTTGTGCAAAAGCACCCAAGGACCTCTTTGAATCCGATGCGCTGGCCCTTGTCGCGGCGCATTGCCACGGCAATCGACGGGAAATCATGAACCTGGGCACCTTACTGCTAAGCGAGGCATATTATCGCAACGAGAAAACCGTCAGCGCCGAACTTTTTACCGATTGTGATCTGATTGCCTAA
- a CDS encoding methyltransferase domain-containing protein, producing MDFNEKVKRNVAKNFDRSIQIYRAFEEKHRFFAAYALKLAEAIGLDDGSSILDVGCGYGLSAKALNERYGCQVMGVDLSPEMIAAGLSLCKNEDICLMVADGEDLFPVVGDRQFDYVVYNASIFIFPDAARAIDEAFGCLRNGGKIAFSYYPQLIGKDDADLFAVAFERLGEPMPRYRMITDYPDACKALETRCGNIRHHRWTQPLDIGFIQDFFSIPAQSASLFPGRDYDERHDLARRLFATLKDMTGDGCIVWRMAEGVKG from the coding sequence GTGGATTTCAATGAGAAAGTCAAACGCAATGTTGCTAAAAATTTTGACCGCAGCATTCAGATTTATCGAGCATTCGAGGAAAAACATCGTTTTTTTGCGGCCTATGCGCTGAAACTGGCTGAAGCCATTGGCTTGGATGACGGTTCATCGATTCTGGACGTCGGTTGTGGCTATGGATTGTCTGCGAAAGCGCTCAACGAACGCTATGGATGCCAGGTCATGGGTGTGGACCTGTCGCCCGAAATGATCGCTGCCGGCCTTTCCCTGTGCAAGAACGAAGACATTTGCCTGATGGTCGCCGACGGTGAAGATCTTTTCCCGGTTGTCGGTGACCGCCAATTCGACTACGTTGTTTACAACGCCTCGATATTTATTTTCCCCGACGCCGCCAGGGCCATCGATGAAGCGTTCGGATGCCTTCGCAACGGCGGTAAAATCGCATTTTCCTACTATCCGCAGTTGATTGGCAAGGATGACGCCGATTTATTCGCCGTTGCCTTCGAACGATTGGGAGAACCGATGCCCCGGTACCGAATGATTACGGATTATCCGGATGCCTGCAAAGCCCTGGAGACGCGTTGCGGCAATATCCGACACCATCGCTGGACACAGCCTTTGGATATCGGCTTTATCCAGGATTTCTTTTCCATTCCGGCCCAATCCGCCTCCCTTTTTCCCGGTCGCGACTACGACGAACGACACGATCTGGCCAGACGCCTGTTTGCCACCCTCAAGGATATGACCGGGGATGGGTGCATTGTCTGGCGGATGGCAGAGGGCGTCAAAGGCTAA
- a CDS encoding IS4 family transposase gives MSEHIDKNVFQTILSPVLPLIEVNQNSLHNDLDTYKLSLSSFTTNLLFGIITRIKSVGQIVTEIKTSPTAKALGLVVASKSMYNEAFNRYPPEIFKDIFHQLVKELDLHKIPEISHLGKMLIVDGSLFPAISNMAWACYKKTANAIKMHLSFELNRMIPTEFISTEGNFSEKEFVKQILREGITYVCDRGYIAFNLFKQISDSNAFFIIRGKSNMTYTVKECLTATVPDTFLKFFSDITDSNIIFNSDENKASYRIVSFTAMGENYILITNRNDLTTYEIIMLYAYRWQVELFFRFIKRTFKGIHLMSQSPHGVQIQFYLYMIAYLLLLSFKQDTEIISRENEKDEHESEENNKNETLLTSSSCSNSNAKRPYVCGLVTLLGEKLKQFYKIGLHWLLAVKNNLLEIFDVNIAKVIAQYSYQ, from the coding sequence ATGAGCGAACACATCGACAAAAATGTTTTTCAAACAATTCTATCACCGGTGCTACCATTGATTGAGGTTAATCAAAATAGTCTCCATAATGATTTGGACACTTACAAGCTTTCATTATCATCGTTCACCACAAATTTGCTTTTTGGAATAATAACCAGAATTAAAAGCGTTGGACAAATCGTCACTGAGATCAAAACATCACCAACTGCTAAGGCATTAGGATTGGTCGTCGCATCGAAGTCTATGTATAATGAAGCGTTTAATCGTTATCCCCCAGAAATATTTAAAGATATATTCCATCAGTTGGTAAAAGAATTGGATTTGCATAAAATTCCGGAAATCAGTCATCTTGGAAAAATGCTAATTGTAGATGGTTCGCTTTTTCCGGCCATTTCCAATATGGCATGGGCTTGTTACAAGAAAACCGCTAATGCGATCAAAATGCATTTATCTTTTGAACTCAACCGAATGATTCCAACCGAATTTATCAGTACGGAAGGTAACTTTTCCGAAAAAGAATTTGTTAAGCAAATTCTTCGCGAAGGCATTACATATGTCTGTGATCGAGGCTATATCGCTTTCAATCTGTTCAAGCAGATATCCGACAGCAATGCATTTTTTATTATTCGCGGAAAGTCGAATATGACGTACACTGTAAAAGAGTGTCTCACTGCCACCGTACCGGATACATTCTTGAAATTTTTCAGTGACATCACAGATTCAAATATAATATTCAATAGCGATGAAAACAAAGCAAGTTATCGTATTGTTAGCTTTACGGCTATGGGCGAAAACTACATTTTGATCACAAACAGAAATGATTTGACAACTTACGAAATTATAATGCTTTACGCTTACAGGTGGCAAGTGGAACTTTTTTTTCGCTTCATAAAAAGAACCTTCAAGGGAATTCACTTAATGAGCCAATCTCCTCATGGCGTACAGATACAATTCTACTTGTATATGATTGCTTATCTATTGTTATTATCATTCAAACAAGATACGGAAATAATAAGCAGAGAAAATGAAAAAGATGAGCATGAATCTGAAGAAAATAATAAGAACGAAACCTTGCTAACTTCATCTTCATGCTCCAATTCAAATGCAAAAAGACCATATGTTTGCGGGTTAGTAACTCTTCTTGGAGAAAAATTAAAACAGTTTTATAAAATTGGTCTTCACTGGTTATTAGCAGTAAAAAATAATTTGTTAGAAATATTTGATGTGAATATCGCCAAAGTTATTGCTCAATACTCTTATCAATGA
- a CDS encoding membrane lipoprotein lipid attachment site-containing protein yields MKRIVYAIVIVTVLIGCAKHPVTALRNATINVAEPRVFHGSDIIDCKINHQQHRQRED; encoded by the coding sequence ATGAAACGCATCGTTTACGCAATCGTGATTGTAACCGTGTTGATCGGCTGCGCCAAACATCCGGTCACCGCCCTTAGGAACGCCACGATAAATGTCGCCGAGCCGAGGGTTTTTCATGGCAGCGATATCATCGATTGCAAAATCAACCATCAACAACATCGTCAAAGGGAGGACTAA
- the traL gene encoding type IV conjugative transfer system protein TraL has protein sequence MRYQIPRYLNEQVRFVGLQSDEFIMCLLSVYICMIFRFQWMVLILNLAMVASFIWIGRNFPRGFIRHVAYFSGFYRFSNYPNFFANRFIE, from the coding sequence ATGCGATACCAGATACCCCGCTACTTGAACGAGCAAGTCCGGTTTGTCGGGCTGCAAAGCGATGAGTTCATCATGTGCCTTCTATCCGTTTACATTTGCATGATCTTTCGATTTCAGTGGATGGTCCTGATCCTCAACCTGGCGATGGTCGCTTCCTTCATCTGGATAGGCCGCAATTTTCCCAGGGGGTTCATCCGGCATGTTGCCTATTTCAGCGGATTTTACAGATTCTCCAATTATCCGAATTTTTTTGCCAACAGGTTTATCGAATGA
- a CDS encoding TraE/TraK family type IV conjugative transfer system protein, with the protein MKLSIYGDKLANTMAENRLLKLCLLVTLGLTIVNSLVAYHAMNNQKVVILPPVVDHKIEIRGNDADDEYLKLMGRYSIKLLLDYTPSNAEQNFSDFLKLASPRVFRSMRIDLDKIIEEVIRLRISSSFQINTIKKLGTTNRIELIGLRSKFADDVRIADAIENHIIEYEIDDGTFRITGVSQKNGT; encoded by the coding sequence ATGAAGCTTTCCATTTACGGCGACAAATTGGCCAATACCATGGCCGAAAACAGGCTCCTCAAGCTCTGCTTGCTTGTGACCTTGGGGCTAACCATTGTCAATTCGCTCGTGGCCTACCATGCGATGAACAATCAGAAAGTGGTGATCCTGCCTCCGGTGGTGGATCATAAAATCGAGATCAGGGGCAACGATGCGGATGACGAATATCTCAAATTGATGGGTCGGTATTCGATCAAGCTGCTTCTTGACTACACACCAAGCAACGCAGAGCAAAACTTTTCCGATTTTCTTAAACTGGCGTCCCCTCGCGTATTCAGGTCCATGCGAATCGATCTCGACAAAATCATTGAAGAAGTGATTCGTCTGAGGATCAGTTCCTCGTTTCAAATCAATACAATTAAAAAATTGGGAACCACAAACCGGATCGAACTGATCGGCCTGCGAAGCAAGTTTGCCGATGACGTGCGCATCGCGGATGCCATCGAAAACCACATTATCGAGTATGAAATCGATGATGGAACCTTCAGGATTACAGGAGTATCCCAAAAAAATGGCACGTAA
- a CDS encoding TraK domain-containing protein translates to MARKQLSNFLVVLLFASLFPVPVQASDQIGNQTSGYQMTDQMTPVKLAPGAINRIHCSEPIQNINAPHGLHMEVEYQGNDAFVTLGRNAKQGVVYVITKSGDVFSLEIIPKNGLKARVIRLESPTHKARENLLKFAGLDKETAAVDLIRNAFVDTIPENFNVISKDQKIDGIEHLRIRLRRIVAIDGVPLRLNEYLVSIAPSADMKEMMVDETSFLVPKLTRNPTAICLGRDLAHFTGGKVLLRAGKTVRLFIVEHSPN, encoded by the coding sequence ATGGCACGTAAACAATTATCCAATTTTTTAGTCGTCCTTTTATTCGCCTCACTGTTTCCGGTGCCTGTCCAGGCATCCGACCAGATCGGCAATCAGACGAGCGGTTACCAGATGACGGACCAGATGACCCCGGTCAAGCTGGCGCCGGGAGCCATCAACCGTATCCATTGCAGCGAGCCCATCCAAAACATCAACGCCCCCCATGGACTCCATATGGAAGTGGAGTACCAGGGAAACGATGCCTTCGTTACGTTGGGCAGGAACGCAAAACAGGGGGTTGTTTACGTCATTACGAAAAGCGGGGACGTATTTTCACTGGAAATCATCCCTAAAAATGGTCTCAAGGCCAGGGTCATCCGACTGGAGTCTCCAACCCACAAAGCCAGGGAGAACCTGCTCAAGTTCGCCGGGCTGGATAAGGAAACGGCCGCTGTGGATCTGATTCGAAACGCCTTTGTCGACACGATTCCCGAAAATTTCAATGTGATTTCAAAGGATCAGAAAATCGATGGAATCGAGCATTTGCGGATCCGGTTGCGGCGTATCGTGGCTATCGATGGCGTTCCCCTCAGGCTGAACGAATACCTCGTAAGCATCGCACCTTCGGCGGACATGAAAGAGATGATGGTGGACGAAACCAGTTTTCTGGTTCCAAAACTGACCCGCAATCCAACGGCCATCTGCCTGGGAAGGGATTTGGCGCATTTTACAGGCGGCAAGGTGCTCTTGCGCGCCGGCAAAACCGTGCGCCTGTTTATTGTTGAACATTCACCCAATTGA
- a CDS encoding TraB/VirB10 family protein has translation MKKLIDLFRDLKSRDKSRLVKIAIGSVLVIVVFSAYQFTKDKDGQIPTRADVKKNTLQFDKRTFEKTIYNKTRADVEELRSELSAFKKEVRDMLAEKFQAVEQIQRYGEKKGTPDFLSNPPANDKAIGKVPPKNLSFTTPLPVVEKMQRNGPASPEKNYFQGYRIRGKSSGNNKNQPPVKQIAVFVNPQATAAGSQDADNIEVHLPPSFMEANLLNGVTAPATDVGKNNPIPMLIRVNNLAVLPNNVKSNTKGCFVVAEGYGSLADERVHARLLSLSCINQKGGTVIDQAIKGFVVDTDGKEGMKGHVYAKFGQQIARVAIAGFLEGLGDAMSLGQQEFTYGVNTGVRTGQFKDTDPETLAKAGIGQGIVNVAQDLQKFYLDLAEQSLPVIEVHPTKNITIVISEGVDIAIKKQETSKVEL, from the coding sequence ATGAAAAAACTAATCGATCTGTTTCGAGACTTAAAAAGCAGGGACAAAAGCCGGCTGGTAAAAATCGCCATCGGTTCGGTGCTGGTTATCGTTGTGTTCAGCGCCTATCAATTCACCAAGGACAAAGACGGGCAGATCCCAACCCGCGCGGATGTCAAGAAAAACACGCTGCAATTCGACAAGCGGACCTTCGAGAAGACCATCTATAACAAGACCCGTGCGGACGTCGAAGAATTGCGAAGCGAGCTGTCAGCTTTCAAAAAGGAGGTGCGGGACATGCTCGCCGAGAAATTTCAGGCGGTCGAACAAATACAGCGGTACGGAGAAAAAAAAGGAACGCCGGACTTCCTTTCGAATCCCCCTGCCAACGACAAAGCCATCGGCAAGGTTCCACCAAAGAACCTGTCGTTTACCACACCGCTGCCCGTTGTCGAAAAAATGCAAAGAAATGGGCCTGCCTCCCCTGAAAAGAATTATTTCCAGGGATATCGGATCCGGGGAAAATCCTCGGGCAACAATAAAAATCAGCCTCCCGTCAAACAGATTGCGGTTTTTGTAAATCCTCAAGCGACCGCAGCCGGTTCGCAGGATGCCGATAATATCGAGGTTCACCTGCCGCCATCCTTCATGGAAGCAAATTTGCTCAACGGTGTCACCGCACCTGCCACGGATGTGGGCAAGAACAATCCCATCCCCATGCTGATCCGGGTCAACAACCTGGCGGTGCTGCCCAACAACGTGAAAAGCAATACCAAGGGCTGCTTCGTTGTGGCGGAGGGGTACGGGAGTCTTGCAGACGAACGGGTTCACGCCCGCCTGTTGTCCTTATCCTGCATCAACCAGAAAGGGGGTACCGTGATCGATCAGGCCATCAAGGGGTTTGTGGTCGATACCGACGGCAAGGAGGGCATGAAAGGCCATGTTTACGCTAAATTCGGGCAACAGATCGCCCGGGTGGCGATCGCCGGCTTTCTGGAAGGTCTGGGAGACGCCATGAGCCTGGGGCAGCAGGAATTCACTTACGGCGTCAATACCGGCGTTCGAACCGGCCAGTTCAAGGATACCGATCCGGAGACCCTGGCCAAGGCCGGCATCGGCCAGGGCATTGTCAATGTGGCCCAGGATCTTCAAAAATTCTATCTGGATCTGGCCGAACAAAGCCTGCCGGTCATCGAGGTACACCCCACCAAAAATATCACCATCGTGATCAGCGAAGGGGTGGATATCGCTATCAAGAAACAAGAAACCTCAAAGGTGGAACTATGA
- a CDS encoding TraV family lipoprotein produces MRTIWLLLILAAFLSLAGCQTLNPYDEYSDCPDPFNGDCVPMDTAYRRSKADPKNAAAIDIDPQHDSPLIKDRPETSETGKTLQQRQDQVYKNELYQEIAGLVRRPITPVRIPAKLMRVLILGYDREDRFYSHRYIFFKSDRSRWILDIIDE; encoded by the coding sequence ATGAGAACGATATGGCTATTGCTCATCCTGGCTGCCTTCCTCTCGCTGGCAGGCTGCCAGACCCTGAACCCTTATGATGAGTACAGTGACTGCCCGGATCCGTTCAACGGCGATTGTGTCCCCATGGATACCGCCTACCGACGATCCAAGGCCGATCCAAAAAACGCGGCGGCCATCGACATCGATCCACAGCATGATTCACCGCTGATAAAGGATCGACCCGAAACGAGCGAAACCGGCAAAACACTTCAACAACGCCAGGATCAGGTTTACAAAAACGAATTGTATCAGGAGATCGCCGGTCTGGTGAGGCGTCCCATCACACCCGTCCGGATTCCCGCCAAGTTGATGCGGGTTTTGATTTTAGGATACGACCGCGAGGATCGCTTTTACAGCCATCGCTATATCTTTTTCAAAAGCGACAGATCCCGCTGGATCCTGGATATCATCGACGAGTAG